From Coriobacteriia bacterium, one genomic window encodes:
- a CDS encoding isoprenyl transferase, producing MAPSATSRTDFFKGKRAAALLAEFDPAHTPRHVAIIMDGNGRWAAKRGLPTLAGHSAGARAVREVIAACIELDIAYLTIYSFSSENWSRPQTEVSGLMSLFVDVLEKELGNLERMDVRVSVIGRMETLPDVTRQAFEHVSARTVGNTGLNLVVALNYGSRMEIADAVRSLVSDVASGALTADQIDESLLGSRLYTSNAPDPDLLIRTSGEMRISNFLLWQIAYSEILFTPTLWPDFDRTHLLRAVIEYQGRDRRFGGR from the coding sequence ATGGCACCTTCGGCAACATCACGCACCGACTTCTTCAAAGGGAAGCGCGCCGCCGCGCTGCTTGCTGAGTTTGACCCTGCCCACACACCCCGCCACGTGGCTATCATCATGGACGGGAATGGGCGGTGGGCCGCAAAACGCGGACTACCCACACTTGCCGGGCATTCGGCGGGAGCTAGGGCGGTTCGAGAAGTCATTGCCGCGTGTATCGAGCTGGATATTGCATATCTCACCATATACTCCTTCTCTTCGGAGAACTGGAGCAGACCTCAGACGGAAGTCTCCGGGCTGATGTCGCTATTTGTCGACGTACTCGAAAAGGAACTCGGCAATCTTGAACGGATGGACGTGCGAGTGAGCGTGATTGGACGGATGGAGACGTTGCCCGACGTCACCCGTCAGGCTTTTGAGCACGTCTCCGCGCGCACTGTCGGAAACACCGGGCTCAATCTCGTCGTGGCGCTCAACTACGGCTCTCGGATGGAGATCGCCGACGCGGTGCGCTCGCTCGTCTCAGATGTGGCATCGGGAGCGTTGACGGCAGACCAGATCGATGAATCCCTGCTGGGTTCCCGCCTCTACACCTCAAATGCACCGGACCCGGATCTTTTGATTCGCACAAGCGGCGAGATGCGGATCAGCAACTTCCTGCTCTGGCAGATCGCCTACAGCGAGATTCTTTTCACTCCAACGCTTTGGCCGGACTTCGACAGGACGCATCTTCTGCGTGCCGTAATCGAGTACCAGGGCCGCGACCGAAGATTCGGGGGACGTTGA
- the frr gene encoding ribosome recycling factor, which yields MSTTEILNEARDHMTKTVHSLGHEFSTVRTGRASGAILDGINIDYYGTSTPISQIAGIKTPEAQMLVIEPWDKSALKAIEKAIMASDLGITPSNDGSIIRLPFPPLTEERRRDLAKLCKHYAEETKISIRNIRRDANNKLERAEKDADISEDELRRAETEIQKLTDTHIRDVDDALKRKEAEIMEV from the coding sequence GTGAGCACTACCGAGATTCTGAACGAGGCCCGCGATCATATGACCAAGACCGTGCACTCTCTCGGGCATGAGTTCAGCACTGTCCGCACCGGCAGGGCAAGCGGCGCGATTCTTGACGGCATCAACATCGACTACTACGGCACGTCTACACCGATCTCACAGATCGCGGGTATCAAAACACCTGAAGCTCAAATGCTCGTTATTGAGCCATGGGACAAGTCCGCACTCAAAGCCATCGAGAAGGCCATCATGGCCTCTGACCTCGGCATCACCCCCAGCAACGACGGCTCGATCATCCGGCTTCCGTTTCCGCCGCTGACCGAAGAGCGCCGCCGAGATCTCGCGAAACTGTGCAAGCACTACGCCGAGGAGACCAAGATCTCCATCCGCAACATTCGGCGCGACGCGAACAACAAGCTTGAGCGTGCCGAGAAGGACGCCGATATCTCCGAGGACGAGTTGCGGCGTGCGGAGACTGAAATCCAGAAGCTGACAGACACACACATCCGCGACGTGGATGATGCCTTGAAGCGCAAAGAAGCCGAGATCATGGAAGTCTAA
- a CDS encoding UMP kinase, with the protein MSDHYRFRRVLLKLSGEALMGDRGYGIEPRVLNSLADQIKSVRAGGVEIAVVVGGGNIFRGIAASAAGMDRAQADYIGMLATVMNSLALQEALERIGVFTRVMSAIDMQSVAEPYIRRRAMRHLEKGRVVIFAAGTGNPYFTTDTTAALRALEIGAECIMKATKVDGIYDADPKTHPDAKKFVELAYIDVLNMGLQVMDSTAISLCMDNNLPILVFNMEVDNNIERALCGEAVGTIVRGDHL; encoded by the coding sequence GTGTCCGATCACTACCGTTTCCGCCGAGTTCTTCTTAAGCTTTCAGGCGAGGCGCTCATGGGCGACCGCGGCTACGGCATAGAACCGCGGGTCCTGAACTCTCTTGCCGACCAGATCAAGAGCGTTCGCGCAGGCGGCGTTGAGATCGCTGTCGTCGTTGGCGGAGGCAACATCTTTCGCGGTATCGCCGCGTCCGCTGCCGGCATGGACCGCGCACAGGCCGACTACATCGGCATGCTGGCCACAGTCATGAACTCCCTTGCACTCCAAGAGGCGCTCGAACGTATCGGCGTATTCACTCGCGTGATGAGCGCCATCGACATGCAGTCCGTCGCCGAACCCTACATCAGACGCCGTGCGATGCGTCATCTGGAAAAGGGTCGGGTCGTAATCTTCGCGGCCGGAACCGGCAACCCATATTTCACGACCGATACCACTGCCGCGCTGAGAGCACTCGAAATCGGCGCTGAATGCATAATGAAGGCGACGAAGGTCGATGGCATCTATGACGCGGATCCAAAGACCCACCCTGACGCCAAGAAATTCGTTGAGCTTGCCTACATAGACGTGCTCAACATGGGTCTGCAGGTCATGGACTCGACAGCCATCTCGCTATGCATGGACAATAACCTGCCGATTCTTGTCTTCAACATGGAAGTTGACAACAACATCGAAAGGGCGCTCTGCGGCGAGGCCGTGGGGACGATCGTGAGGGGGGACCACCTGTGA
- a CDS encoding elongation factor Ts, which yields MAEITAGMVKELRECTGAGMMECKKALSEAEGELNTAIDILRTRGLAALAKKAGRATNEGTIAAFVSQDTKVGVLVEVNSETDFVGRNDEFTSFAAEIAEHIAAEIPTDIAELLTQTISSRGITVEQLFGEKVSKLGENMGIARFVREEIDGTGSVASYIHGGGKIGILVAISYGKPETGEQAEFKTFARDVAMQVAAAQPFFVRRENADPELVAHEMSIYKAQAAESGKPESIQEKMAQGRLQKFFKEVALVEQAFVKNPDISVGDYAAQTGKALGDTLVIVNFTRFVLGETSAE from the coding sequence GGCCGAAGGCGAACTGAACACTGCGATCGACATTCTTCGCACACGCGGGCTTGCTGCACTTGCGAAGAAGGCAGGACGCGCGACAAACGAAGGCACGATAGCCGCGTTTGTCAGCCAGGACACCAAGGTTGGCGTTCTGGTCGAGGTCAACTCCGAGACCGACTTTGTCGGTCGCAACGACGAGTTCACGTCTTTTGCCGCCGAGATCGCCGAGCATATCGCCGCCGAGATCCCCACCGATATCGCCGAGCTCCTTACGCAGACGATTTCTTCGCGCGGGATCACTGTTGAGCAGCTGTTTGGGGAGAAGGTTTCCAAGCTCGGCGAGAACATGGGTATCGCACGTTTCGTTCGCGAGGAGATCGACGGCACTGGTTCTGTCGCATCCTATATCCATGGCGGCGGCAAGATCGGTATTCTGGTTGCGATCTCGTACGGCAAGCCGGAGACCGGCGAGCAGGCCGAGTTCAAGACATTTGCCCGAGACGTCGCCATGCAGGTCGCGGCCGCACAGCCGTTCTTTGTGCGCCGTGAGAATGCGGATCCTGAGCTGGTCGCGCATGAGATGTCCATCTACAAGGCTCAGGCAGCCGAGTCCGGCAAGCCGGAGTCGATCCAAGAGAAGATGGCGCAGGGCCGCCTGCAGAAGTTCTTCAAGGAGGTCGCTCTCGTCGAGCAGGCTTTCGTGAAGAACCCCGATATCTCCGTAGGCGACTATGCGGCTCAGACTGGCAAGGCCCTCGGCGACACACTTGTCATCGTCAACTTCACCCGTTTTGTCTTGGGCGAGACTTCGGCCGAATAG